The following are encoded in a window of Alphaproteobacteria bacterium genomic DNA:
- a CDS encoding glucokinase: protein MQIVAADIGGTHARFALAEIAGAARPKLGAMRKYRTREYKGIGAAWAQFARECGPLPRAAAIAVAAPIEGDTLTFMNSDWRIDRHGLAAELGVDRMTLLNDFGAVAHAVSIMPPEELVPLCGPGDLPAEGVVSVIGPGTGLGVAILDRRRGIEVIETEAAHVGFCPLDADEETVARSVAERYGRASVERVVSGPGLIDIYRALGGEGEWDATNAGALWEAAIEGRDSLAVRALALLVRSFGAAAGDIALAHGAMGVAITGSLAGRIAHLLRGPDFAARFTAKGRYRERMMRTPARLVTYAEPGLLGAAIAFQREFG, encoded by the coding sequence ATGCAGATCGTCGCGGCCGACATCGGGGGCACCCATGCCCGCTTCGCCCTGGCCGAGATCGCCGGGGCCGCGCGGCCCAAGCTCGGCGCCATGCGCAAGTACCGGACTCGCGAATATAAGGGAATCGGCGCGGCCTGGGCCCAGTTTGCGCGAGAGTGCGGCCCCCTTCCCCGCGCCGCCGCGATCGCCGTCGCCGCGCCGATCGAGGGCGACACGCTGACCTTCATGAACTCGGACTGGCGGATCGACCGGCACGGCCTGGCCGCCGAGCTCGGCGTCGACAGGATGACGCTGCTGAACGACTTTGGCGCCGTGGCTCACGCGGTTTCCATCATGCCGCCCGAGGAATTGGTTCCGCTCTGCGGCCCCGGCGATCTGCCTGCGGAGGGCGTGGTCAGCGTCATCGGGCCCGGCACCGGGCTCGGCGTCGCCATCCTCGACCGCCGCCGCGGCATCGAGGTGATCGAGACCGAGGCGGCACATGTCGGCTTTTGCCCTCTCGACGCGGACGAGGAGACGGTCGCCCGGTCCGTCGCCGAACGCTATGGCCGCGCGTCGGTCGAGCGGGTCGTCTCGGGCCCCGGGCTGATCGATATCTACCGCGCGCTCGGCGGCGAGGGAGAATGGGACGCGACCAATGCCGGCGCATTGTGGGAGGCGGCGATCGAAGGTCGCGATTCGCTCGCGGTCCGTGCTCTCGCCCTTCTGGTCCGCAGCTTCGGTGCCGCGGCCGGCGATATCGCGCTGGCCCACGGTGCGATGGGCGTCGCGATCACCGGCAGCCTCGCGGGCCGCATCGCGCACCTGCTCCGCGGACCCGACTTCGCCGCCCGCTTCACCGCCAAGGGCCGCTACAGAGAACGGATGATGCGCACGCCCGCCCGGCTGGTGACCTATGCGGAGCCCGGCCTGCTCGGCGCCGCGATCGCCTTCCAGCGCGAATTCGGCTGA
- a CDS encoding type II toxin-antitoxin system RelE/ParE family toxin: MVAAARKIELVFYRSATGNEPVRDWLAGLAEGNRRAIGMDLQRVQYRWPVGMPLVRPMGKGLFEVRTGLPDKKIARVLICFHGGELYALHGFVKKSQKTPLADLKLAGDRKKEVENG, translated from the coding sequence ATGGTTGCGGCTGCCCGCAAGATCGAATTGGTCTTCTACCGGTCGGCGACCGGCAATGAGCCGGTACGGGATTGGCTCGCTGGACTCGCCGAGGGCAATCGGCGCGCCATCGGCATGGATTTGCAGCGGGTTCAATATCGATGGCCCGTTGGCATGCCGCTGGTCCGGCCGATGGGAAAAGGTCTGTTTGAGGTTCGTACCGGCCTACCGGACAAGAAGATCGCGCGGGTTTTGATCTGCTTCCACGGCGGCGAGCTCTACGCGCTGCACGGGTTCGTGAAGAAGTCGCAGAAAACGCCGCTCGCAGACCTGAAGCTCGCTGGCGACCGCAAGAAAGAGGTGGAGAATGGCTGA
- a CDS encoding Fis family transcriptional regulator, with product MADNRHRGSTLDSFLDEEGVLAEVQAKAIKEVIAWQLAEAMRQRGLSKSGLARLMHTSRTQVDRVLDPENGNVTIETLQRAAMVVGRRVELQLV from the coding sequence ATGGCTGACAACAGACACCGGGGTTCGACGCTCGACAGCTTTCTCGATGAGGAAGGCGTGCTCGCCGAGGTGCAGGCGAAAGCGATTAAGGAAGTGATCGCGTGGCAGCTCGCCGAAGCGATGCGCCAGCGCGGGCTCAGCAAGAGCGGGCTCGCGCGGCTGATGCACACCAGCCGGACGCAGGTCGATCGGGTGCTCGACCCGGAAAACGGAAATGTGACGATCGAAACCTTGCAAAGGGCGGCGATGGTCGTCGGTAGGCGGGTGGAGCTCCAGCTGGTCTAG
- the acs gene encoding acetate--CoA ligase: MAERIPPPAAATADTHCTAEQYEALYARSLSDPDGFWADQARRIDWIEPPRTIANWSFDPVDIKWFEDGILNLCHNCVDRHLEARSAERAIVWEGDEPGVTRTLTYGELHAEAVRMANSLKALGAGKGDRVTLYMPMIPEAAVAMLACARIGAVHSVVFGGFSPEALHGRIEDCASRFVITADGGKRGGKLVPLKDNVDAALDRGGIDVAGVIVVRHLGNGIAMREGRDHWYDEIGATVPDECRCEPMGAEDPLFILYTSGSTGKPKGVLHTTGGYAVWTATTFHYVFDYKPGELFWCTADVGWVTGHSYVVYGPLANGATTFMFEGVPNYPDFSRFWDVVERHEVDIFYTAPTAIRALMREGEGPVKKHDLSSIRLLGTVGEPINPEAWLWYWRVVGEERVPIIDTWWQTETGGVMITTLPGAHDMKPGSAGKPFFGVEPELIDAEGRTIEGAGSGNLCITRSWPGQMRTVYGDHERFVQTYFSAYEGRYFTGDGCRRDEDGYYWITGRVDDVLNVSGHRLGTAEIESALVSHPLVAEAAVVGYPHDIKGTGIYAYVTLNAGVEGSAALETELRNQVRSEISAIANPDLIHFTPALPKTRSGKIMRRILRKIAENDYGALGDTSTLADPSLVDDLIAGRQGG, encoded by the coding sequence ATGGCCGAACGCATCCCTCCCCCCGCCGCCGCGACCGCCGACACGCACTGCACCGCCGAGCAATATGAGGCGCTCTACGCCCGCTCGCTGAGCGATCCCGACGGCTTCTGGGCCGATCAGGCGCGGCGCATCGACTGGATCGAGCCGCCGCGGACGATCGCCAACTGGTCGTTCGATCCCGTCGACATCAAATGGTTCGAGGACGGAATCCTCAACCTCTGCCACAATTGCGTCGACCGGCATCTCGAAGCGCGCTCGGCCGAGCGGGCGATCGTCTGGGAGGGCGACGAGCCCGGCGTCACCCGCACGCTTACCTATGGCGAGCTTCACGCCGAGGCGGTGAGGATGGCGAACAGCCTGAAGGCGCTCGGCGCGGGCAAGGGCGACCGGGTGACCCTCTACATGCCGATGATCCCCGAGGCGGCGGTGGCGATGCTCGCCTGCGCGCGGATCGGCGCGGTCCACAGCGTCGTCTTCGGCGGCTTCTCGCCCGAGGCCCTGCACGGCCGGATCGAGGATTGCGCGAGCCGTTTCGTCATCACCGCCGACGGCGGCAAGCGCGGCGGCAAGCTGGTCCCGCTCAAGGACAATGTCGATGCAGCGCTGGATCGCGGCGGGATCGACGTCGCAGGCGTGATCGTCGTCCGCCACCTCGGCAACGGGATCGCGATGCGCGAGGGCCGCGACCATTGGTACGATGAGATCGGCGCGACGGTCCCGGACGAATGCCGCTGCGAGCCGATGGGCGCGGAGGATCCGCTGTTCATCCTCTACACCTCGGGATCGACCGGGAAGCCCAAGGGCGTGCTGCACACGACCGGCGGCTATGCGGTGTGGACCGCGACGACCTTTCACTATGTCTTCGATTACAAGCCGGGCGAGCTCTTTTGGTGCACCGCCGACGTGGGCTGGGTGACCGGCCACAGCTACGTCGTCTACGGCCCGCTCGCCAACGGGGCGACGACCTTCATGTTCGAGGGTGTGCCCAACTACCCGGACTTCAGTCGTTTCTGGGACGTGGTCGAGCGGCACGAGGTCGACATCTTCTACACCGCGCCGACCGCGATCCGCGCGCTGATGCGCGAGGGCGAGGGCCCGGTGAAGAAGCATGACCTTTCCTCGATCCGCCTGCTCGGCACGGTCGGCGAACCGATCAACCCCGAGGCGTGGCTGTGGTATTGGCGGGTCGTCGGCGAGGAGCGCGTGCCGATCATCGACACCTGGTGGCAGACCGAGACTGGCGGGGTGATGATCACCACCCTGCCCGGCGCTCACGACATGAAGCCGGGATCGGCCGGCAAGCCGTTCTTCGGAGTAGAGCCGGAACTGATCGACGCCGAAGGCCGGACGATCGAGGGCGCCGGATCGGGCAACCTCTGCATCACCCGTTCCTGGCCCGGCCAGATGCGCACGGTCTACGGCGACCACGAGCGTTTCGTGCAGACCTATTTCAGCGCCTACGAAGGCAGATATTTCACCGGCGACGGCTGCCGCCGCGACGAGGACGGCTATTACTGGATCACGGGGCGGGTCGACGACGTGCTCAACGTGTCGGGCCACCGCCTCGGCACCGCCGAGATCGAGAGCGCCTTGGTTTCCCACCCGCTCGTCGCCGAAGCGGCGGTGGTCGGCTATCCGCACGACATCAAGGGCACCGGCATCTACGCCTATGTGACGCTCAATGCCGGCGTGGAGGGCTCGGCGGCGCTCGAAACCGAGCTTCGCAACCAGGTCCGCAGCGAGATCAGCGCGATCGCCAACCCCGATTTGATCCATTTCACCCCGGCTTTGCCCAAGACCCGCTCAGGCAAGATCATGCGCCGCATCCTGAGGAAGATCGCCGAGAACGACTATGGCGCGCTCGGCGACACGAGCACGCTCGCCGACCCGAGCCTGGTCGACGATTTGATCGCGGGGCGGCAGGGCGGCTGA
- the rpoH gene encoding RNA polymerase sigma factor RpoH, whose translation MAGRNVPATIPASSGEVGLNRYLAEIKKFPILTPEEEYMLAKRWTEHQDTDAAARLVNSHLRLVAKIAMGYRGYGLPTSELISEGNIGLMQGVKKFEPERGFRLATYAMWWIRASIQEYILRSWSLVKMGTTAAQKKLFFNLRRMKNRIEAFEDGDLKPEDVKKIATDLGVSEEDVVSMNRRMAMGGDTSLNVPLRDDSEGSWQDFLVDNEPLQDERVADAEETRIRHDLLVEAMDSLNDRERHILTERRLTDEPKTLEELSQVYDVSRERIRQIEVRAFEKLQKALMNLAGERRLLTAA comes from the coding sequence ATGGCAGGCAGAAACGTCCCGGCGACGATACCCGCAAGTAGCGGCGAGGTCGGGCTCAACCGCTATCTGGCCGAGATCAAGAAATTCCCGATCCTGACGCCGGAAGAGGAATATATGCTGGCCAAGCGCTGGACCGAGCATCAGGACACCGATGCGGCGGCCCGGCTGGTCAACTCGCACCTGCGCCTCGTGGCCAAGATCGCCATGGGCTATCGCGGCTACGGCCTGCCCACGTCGGAGCTGATCTCCGAGGGGAATATCGGCCTGATGCAGGGCGTAAAGAAGTTCGAGCCCGAAAGGGGCTTCCGCCTCGCCACCTACGCGATGTGGTGGATCCGCGCTTCGATCCAGGAATATATCCTGCGCAGCTGGTCGCTCGTGAAGATGGGGACGACGGCGGCGCAGAAGAAGTTGTTCTTCAACCTGAGGCGGATGAAGAACCGGATCGAGGCGTTCGAGGACGGCGACCTGAAGCCCGAGGACGTGAAGAAGATCGCCACCGATCTCGGCGTTTCCGAGGAGGACGTGGTGTCGATGAACCGGCGCATGGCGATGGGCGGCGACACGTCGCTCAACGTGCCCCTGCGCGACGATTCGGAAGGCAGCTGGCAGGATTTCCTGGTCGACAACGAGCCGCTCCAGGACGAGCGCGTCGCCGACGCCGAGGAGACCCGGATCCGCCACGATCTGCTGGTCGAGGCGATGGACAGCCTCAACGATCGCGAACGGCACATCCTGACGGAGCGGCGCCTCACCGACGAGCCCAAGACGCTCGAGGAGTTGAGCCAGGTCTACGACGTCAGCCGCGAGCGCATCCGCCAGATCGAGGTGCGCGCGTTCGAGAAGCTGCAGAAGGCGCTGATGAACCTCGCCGGAGAGCGCAGGCTGCTGACCGCCGCCTAG
- a CDS encoding RluA family pseudouridine synthase: MPGGHSTIIATIAEDSAGWRLDRALAAVVPTLSRERLKALISAGNVTGPKGPVRDPAAKALAGLYEVSVPDPTPAHNEAQDIALEIVFEDDHLLIVDKPAGMVVHPAAGNFDGTLVNALLHHCAGRLSGIGGVARPGIVHRIDKDTSGLLAVAKTDVAHEGLAAQFAKHRIDRVYLAITGGVPIPPKGTIDAPLARSPVNRKKIAVCEKGQGRRAVTHYRLVEPLADAALVECRLETGRTHQVRVHMASIGHPLLGDPAYGRPRGAHREILKRLNFHRQALHAAELGFIHPVTRERLSFKSALPSDIQELYGALTV; the protein is encoded by the coding sequence ATGCCGGGGGGCCATTCCACCATCATCGCCACGATCGCCGAGGACAGCGCCGGATGGCGGCTCGACCGGGCGCTGGCGGCGGTCGTGCCGACGCTGTCGCGCGAGCGGCTGAAGGCGCTGATCTCCGCCGGAAACGTGACCGGGCCAAAAGGACCGGTGCGCGATCCGGCGGCCAAGGCTCTGGCCGGCCTCTACGAGGTCTCGGTTCCGGACCCGACGCCGGCCCACAACGAAGCGCAGGACATCGCGCTCGAGATCGTGTTCGAGGACGATCATCTGCTGATCGTCGACAAGCCGGCCGGCATGGTCGTCCATCCCGCGGCGGGCAATTTCGACGGGACTTTGGTGAACGCCCTGCTCCACCACTGCGCCGGGCGCCTCTCCGGCATCGGCGGGGTGGCGCGGCCTGGGATCGTCCACCGGATCGACAAGGACACGTCGGGGCTGCTGGCGGTCGCCAAGACCGACGTGGCGCACGAGGGCCTCGCCGCCCAATTCGCAAAGCACCGCATCGATCGGGTCTATCTGGCGATCACCGGCGGCGTGCCGATCCCGCCAAAGGGCACGATCGACGCCCCGCTCGCCCGCTCGCCGGTCAACCGCAAGAAGATCGCGGTCTGCGAAAAAGGCCAGGGCAGACGGGCGGTGACCCATTATCGCCTGGTCGAGCCGCTCGCCGACGCCGCGCTCGTCGAATGCCGGCTCGAAACGGGCCGGACCCACCAGGTTCGGGTCCACATGGCCTCGATCGGCCATCCCCTGCTCGGCGATCCGGCCTATGGCCGGCCGCGAGGCGCGCACCGCGAGATATTGAAAAGGCTGAACTTTCACCGCCAGGCGCTTCACGCAGCGGAGCTTGGCTTCATCCATCCGGTGACCCGGGAACGCTTATCCTTCAAATCCGCGCTCCCATCGGATATTCAGGAACTGTACGGGGCGCTTACCGTATAG
- a CDS encoding histidine phosphotransferase codes for MKSHEFASLLCSRLCHDLLSPVGALNNGIELLADEHDPEMRARCLELLGESARASANKLKFFRLAFGAAGGFADVVDTREARSAIEGLFGGDGRIELGWMVDEPTMSKAALKVLLNLVLIAGDALVRGGTLDVGAERHGDGLDIVVRAAGSRIVLDPELRRVLVGETGEDEVAPRAAAAWLAHSLVQEGGGKIQVADGEEGILIVGASLPA; via the coding sequence ATGAAATCCCACGAATTCGCTTCGCTGCTTTGCTCGCGCCTGTGCCACGACCTGCTTTCTCCCGTCGGCGCGCTCAATAACGGGATCGAGCTGCTCGCCGACGAGCACGACCCGGAGATGCGCGCGCGCTGCCTGGAGTTGCTCGGCGAGAGCGCTCGCGCTTCGGCCAACAAGCTCAAATTCTTCCGCTTGGCCTTCGGCGCCGCCGGCGGCTTCGCCGATGTGGTCGACACGCGCGAGGCGCGCTCGGCGATCGAGGGCCTGTTCGGCGGGGACGGACGGATCGAGCTCGGCTGGATGGTCGACGAGCCGACGATGAGCAAGGCGGCGCTGAAGGTGTTGCTCAATCTCGTGCTGATCGCCGGCGACGCGCTCGTTCGCGGCGGAACGCTCGACGTCGGCGCCGAAAGGCATGGCGACGGGCTCGACATCGTCGTCCGGGCGGCCGGCAGCCGGATCGTGCTCGATCCCGAGCTTCGCCGCGTGCTGGTCGGCGAGACGGGCGAGGACGAGGTGGCGCCGCGCGCCGCCGCCGCCTGGCTCGCCCACAGCCTCGTCCAGGAGGGTGGCGGCAAGATCCAGGTCGCCGATGGCGAGGAAGGCATATTGATCGTCGGCGCGAGCCTTCCGGCCTGA
- a CDS encoding chemotaxis protein CheA: MNDLINDFIAETRDMAQALSGAIVAWEAAPQDRDRLDEIFRFVHTVKGNCGFFDLARLEALSHAAEGALAEVRAGKRVADTRLVNAVLAIIDRIGELVLALETGESLASEDDEPLIAALSEQAPATIVAEVMPSPEMEGKKALRSIRLSVDLLDRMMSGVSDAVLARNELARRLRDAPRDVAVEAAFERVSACIAEIRDGITRTRMQRIDALFSGLPRLVRDLSAELGKQVRLEADGGDVELDREMLEMIRDPLTHMVRNAIDHGIENAQERSAAGKSGFGTLKVSARQAGNQILIEIADDGRGIDGEALVRKARGAGLITAEQAEKLTPAQKIALVFLPSLSTAQEVTAISGRGVGMDVVRANIERIGGVVDIDSRLNQGVRLIIRVPLTLTIIPALTVSAGRQVFAVPRSAIDEILRTGPVTIERVGDAEVATVRGRRVPLIGLAALLGIESDAPRDQGRLVLLKPAGGEVYALAVDAVHDHEELVVKPAAPAVMVAGLYAGTTLADDGSPILLLDPSGVAKRAGVDFTESEINRALLAATAEAETVRETSLLLFRTLEGARRAVPVSLVERIEDVPCAAVAHSAGRLRVSIGDRILPLAGCDGVPSEGKLRILRLTDGVSEIAYGFAEVIDIRALRLESQPAPAPGEVGGVALIDGEQIELIDPHWLFATHVGREAAEGEQPVCALPEGDPWIDAMLRPLVENLGYRIVAAREGVSADILILSEDSGAEAPLSAGQVVRLRSRLEPAEKDSIYRYDRAALIGALSRGAARGKANV, from the coding sequence ATGAACGACCTGATCAACGACTTCATCGCCGAAACGCGCGACATGGCCCAGGCCTTGTCGGGCGCCATCGTCGCGTGGGAGGCCGCGCCCCAAGACCGGGACCGGCTCGACGAGATTTTCCGCTTCGTCCACACCGTCAAGGGCAATTGCGGCTTCTTCGACCTCGCCCGGCTCGAGGCGCTGAGCCACGCGGCCGAGGGCGCTTTGGCGGAGGTTCGCGCCGGCAAGCGAGTCGCCGACACCAGGCTGGTCAACGCCGTGCTCGCGATCATCGACCGGATCGGAGAGCTGGTGCTTGCGCTCGAAACCGGGGAATCGCTGGCGAGCGAGGACGACGAGCCGTTGATCGCCGCGCTTTCCGAGCAGGCCCCGGCAACGATCGTCGCCGAGGTGATGCCGTCCCCCGAGATGGAGGGCAAGAAAGCGCTCCGCTCGATCCGCCTGTCGGTCGACCTGCTCGACCGGATGATGAGCGGCGTTTCCGACGCGGTGCTGGCGCGCAACGAGCTTGCCCGGCGCCTGCGCGACGCGCCGCGCGACGTCGCCGTCGAGGCGGCGTTCGAGCGAGTCTCGGCCTGCATCGCCGAAATCCGCGACGGAATCACCCGCACACGGATGCAGCGCATCGACGCGCTCTTCTCCGGCCTGCCGCGCCTGGTCCGCGATCTCTCGGCCGAGCTCGGCAAGCAGGTCCGGCTCGAGGCGGACGGCGGCGACGTCGAGCTCGACCGCGAAATGCTGGAGATGATCCGCGATCCGCTGACGCACATGGTGCGCAATGCGATCGATCACGGCATCGAGAATGCGCAGGAGCGTTCGGCCGCGGGCAAGAGCGGCTTCGGCACGCTCAAGGTCTCGGCCCGCCAGGCCGGCAACCAGATTTTGATCGAGATCGCGGACGACGGTCGCGGAATCGACGGCGAGGCGCTCGTCCGCAAGGCGCGCGGCGCCGGCCTGATCACCGCCGAGCAGGCCGAGAAGCTCACTCCGGCGCAGAAGATCGCGCTCGTCTTCCTGCCCAGCCTGTCGACGGCACAGGAGGTCACCGCCATTTCCGGCCGCGGTGTCGGCATGGACGTGGTGCGCGCCAATATCGAGCGGATCGGCGGCGTGGTGGACATCGACAGCCGGCTCAACCAGGGCGTTCGCCTGATCATCCGCGTCCCGCTGACGCTCACCATCATCCCCGCCCTCACGGTTAGCGCTGGCCGCCAGGTCTTCGCCGTGCCGCGCTCGGCGATCGACGAAATCCTGAGGACCGGACCGGTCACGATCGAGCGGGTCGGCGACGCCGAGGTCGCGACCGTCCGCGGCCGGAGGGTGCCCCTGATCGGCCTCGCCGCCCTGCTAGGCATCGAGAGCGACGCGCCGCGCGACCAGGGCCGTCTCGTCCTGCTCAAGCCGGCCGGCGGCGAAGTCTATGCGCTCGCCGTGGATGCCGTGCACGATCACGAGGAGCTCGTGGTCAAGCCCGCCGCCCCGGCGGTGATGGTCGCGGGCCTCTATGCCGGAACGACGCTTGCCGACGACGGAAGCCCGATCTTGCTGCTCGACCCCTCGGGCGTCGCCAAGCGCGCCGGAGTCGACTTCACCGAGAGCGAGATCAACCGCGCCTTGCTCGCCGCGACCGCCGAGGCCGAGACGGTCCGCGAGACGAGCCTGCTCCTGTTCCGGACGCTCGAAGGCGCCCGGCGTGCCGTTCCCGTGTCGCTGGTCGAGCGGATCGAGGACGTGCCCTGCGCCGCCGTTGCCCACAGCGCCGGGCGGCTGCGAGTCTCGATCGGCGATCGGATCCTGCCGCTGGCGGGCTGCGACGGTGTCCCTTCCGAGGGCAAGCTTCGAATCCTGCGCCTGACCGACGGAGTGAGCGAGATCGCCTACGGCTTCGCCGAGGTGATCGACATTCGCGCGCTGCGCCTGGAATCCCAGCCCGCGCCGGCGCCCGGCGAGGTTGGCGGCGTGGCGCTGATCGACGGCGAGCAGATCGAGCTGATCGATCCGCACTGGCTGTTCGCCACGCATGTCGGGCGCGAAGCGGCGGAGGGCGAGCAGCCGGTCTGCGCGTTGCCCGAGGGCGACCCGTGGATCGACGCCATGCTGCGCCCGCTGGTCGAGAACCTCGGCTATCGAATCGTCGCCGCGCGGGAGGGCGTGAGCGCCGACATCCTCATCCTCTCCGAGGATAGCGGCGCGGAGGCGCCGCTATCCGCCGGCCAGGTGGTTCGGCTGCGCTCGAGGCTCGAGCCGGCAGAGAAAGATAGCATCTACCGCTACGACCGGGCCGCCTTGATCGGCGCGCTGAGCAGGGGCGCCGCGAGGGGGAAGGCCAATGTCTGA
- a CDS encoding chemotaxis protein CheW, with product MSELLLIASLAGRRIAFPAAAVEAVVELEGITPAPGAAPHVAGLSALRSRVLTVIDALAALDLGKRENEAARDAIVVPCDGHNYALLVDDVEDVVEADGQRSPIAAPVGAGWDRVAMGTVEAGGELFLLVDPYSLIAGPAAAHAA from the coding sequence ATGTCTGAGCTGTTGTTGATCGCCAGCCTCGCCGGGCGGCGAATCGCCTTTCCGGCCGCCGCCGTCGAAGCCGTCGTGGAGCTCGAAGGGATCACTCCGGCACCGGGCGCCGCGCCGCACGTCGCGGGCCTGTCGGCGCTGCGCAGCCGGGTCCTCACCGTGATCGACGCTTTGGCCGCGCTCGATCTCGGCAAGCGCGAAAACGAGGCCGCGCGCGATGCGATCGTCGTTCCGTGCGACGGCCACAATTACGCGCTGCTCGTCGACGACGTCGAGGACGTGGTGGAAGCGGACGGACAGCGCTCGCCCATCGCCGCGCCGGTCGGCGCCGGCTGGGACCGGGTCGCGATGGGCACCGTCGAGGCGGGCGGCGAGCTGTTCCTGCTCGTCGACCCTTATTCGCTGATCGCCGGTCCCGCGGCCGCCCATGCGGCATGA
- a CDS encoding response regulator — MKTCLVVDDSKVIRKVARHILETLDFNVEEAEDGRDALTRCEAGMPDVILLDWNMPVMSGMEFLRALRGGPTVQPKVVFCTTENDIAHIRAAIEAGADEYVMKPFDRDTLQSKLQIVGVA; from the coding sequence ATGAAGACATGCCTGGTCGTCGACGATAGCAAGGTGATACGAAAGGTCGCCCGGCACATCCTCGAAACGCTCGATTTCAACGTGGAGGAGGCCGAGGACGGCCGCGATGCGCTGACCCGCTGCGAGGCGGGGATGCCGGACGTGATCCTCCTCGACTGGAACATGCCGGTGATGAGCGGGATGGAGTTCCTTCGGGCGCTGCGCGGCGGCCCCACCGTCCAGCCGAAGGTCGTCTTTTGCACCACCGAGAACGACATCGCCCATATCCGCGCGGCGATCGAAGCCGGCGCCGACGAATATGTGATGAAGCCTTTCGACCGCGACACGCTCCAATCCAAGCTGCAGATCGTCGGAGTCGCGTGA
- a CDS encoding response regulator yields MIVDDSTVARAVLSRMIGAHEGFEIAALAGSAHEALEALKSVRVDIILLDVEMPGASGIDALPEIIRKGRGARVLIVSSMAEEGAEVTVKALALGAADALPKPGVGNFAGRFSEILADRLRRIGAATRDPAGGAASDQGAIRLIEMSEGPIGCVALAASTGGLHALFEFLRPLPRPIGAPILVTQHLPPIFMIHFARQLANASGRKAVVVDDGDPLENDVIHVAPGDAHLCLNQTSDGVRVKLDRRRASSGCLPSADPMLESVAEIFGAAGIGVMLSGMGRDGLIGSRRIVDSGGAMLAQDRHSAAIWGMPRGVAESGLASAVMPPADLARRIAQRLETNKWK; encoded by the coding sequence ATGATCGTCGACGATTCGACGGTCGCGCGGGCGGTGCTGTCGCGGATGATCGGTGCGCATGAGGGTTTCGAAATCGCCGCTCTGGCGGGGAGCGCGCATGAGGCGCTCGAGGCGCTCAAATCGGTGCGGGTGGACATCATCCTGCTCGACGTCGAAATGCCCGGGGCGAGCGGGATCGACGCGCTTCCGGAAATCATCCGCAAGGGACGGGGGGCGCGTGTCCTGATCGTTTCCTCGATGGCCGAGGAGGGCGCGGAGGTAACCGTCAAGGCGCTTGCGCTGGGGGCCGCCGACGCGCTCCCAAAGCCGGGCGTCGGCAATTTCGCCGGGCGCTTCAGCGAGATCCTGGCCGATCGCCTTCGCCGCATCGGCGCCGCCACCCGCGACCCCGCGGGCGGAGCGGCGTCCGACCAAGGCGCGATCCGCCTGATCGAGATGAGCGAAGGCCCGATCGGCTGCGTTGCGCTCGCTGCGTCGACCGGTGGCCTCCACGCCCTATTCGAGTTCCTCCGGCCGCTACCGAGGCCGATCGGAGCGCCGATCCTCGTCACCCAGCATTTGCCGCCGATCTTCATGATCCACTTCGCCCGCCAGCTCGCCAACGCCTCGGGCCGCAAGGCGGTGGTGGTGGACGACGGCGATCCGCTCGAGAACGACGTCATCCACGTCGCGCCCGGCGACGCGCACCTGTGCCTCAATCAAACCAGCGACGGCGTCAGGGTGAAGCTCGACCGGCGCCGCGCGTCGAGCGGCTGCCTCCCTTCCGCCGATCCCATGCTCGAATCGGTGGCCGAGATTTTCGGCGCCGCCGGCATCGGCGTGATGCTGAGCGGGATGGGCCGCGACGGCCTGATCGGTTCGCGCCGGATCGTGGATTCGGGCGGCGCGATGCTCGCTCAGGACCGCCATAGCGCCGCCATCTGGGGCATGCCGCGCGGAGTCGCCGAATCCGGGCTCGCTTCGGCCGTCATGCCGCCCGCCGATCTCGCCCGGCGAATTGCCCAGCGACTGGAGACCAATAAGTGGAAATAA